The Microbacterium sp. SORGH_AS_0862 genome has a segment encoding these proteins:
- a CDS encoding glycosyltransferase, which translates to MTTPSTPDVPEPAPDTERPLTIVIGCDTFAPDVNGAARFAERLAAGLASRGHDVHVVAPGLKYRTYPPATEIIEGVPVTVHRLPAVRWKPHDWLRFVWPWRSKHYARQVLDSVKPDVVHIQSHIVIGRGLAREARKRGIPVVATNHVMAENILDFTTLPPVLDKVFVKLAWDDASRTFHMARAVTTPTRRAADFLEATIDIHGVIPISCGIDASGYTADLSPRDENRILFVGRLTTEKHVDTLLQAVTKLDPALNATVEVVGGGDQRKSLDALVQQLGLADRVTFHGRVEEEELRRILTRATVFAMPSIAELQSIATMEAMASGLPVVAADALALPHLVRDGENGWLFRPQNADDLAEKLTRVLTASPEEYRAMQEASLKGVEIHDIARTLDTFEKLYRGQSVEP; encoded by the coding sequence GTGACTACCCCCTCGACGCCCGATGTCCCCGAACCGGCGCCGGATACCGAACGCCCCCTCACGATCGTCATCGGCTGCGACACGTTCGCACCCGACGTGAACGGGGCCGCGCGTTTCGCCGAGCGGCTCGCCGCCGGTCTCGCGAGCCGTGGCCACGACGTGCACGTCGTCGCCCCCGGCCTGAAGTACCGCACGTACCCGCCGGCGACCGAGATCATCGAGGGCGTGCCGGTCACGGTGCACCGCCTGCCCGCCGTGCGCTGGAAGCCGCACGACTGGCTCCGTTTCGTCTGGCCGTGGCGCTCGAAGCACTACGCGCGGCAGGTGCTCGACAGTGTGAAGCCGGACGTCGTGCACATCCAGTCGCACATCGTCATCGGTCGCGGTCTCGCGCGCGAGGCGCGTAAGCGCGGCATCCCGGTCGTCGCCACCAACCACGTCATGGCCGAGAACATCCTCGACTTCACGACGCTCCCGCCCGTGCTCGACAAGGTCTTCGTCAAGCTCGCGTGGGACGACGCGTCGCGCACCTTCCACATGGCGCGCGCGGTCACGACCCCCACGCGCCGTGCGGCCGACTTCCTCGAGGCCACGATCGACATCCACGGCGTGATCCCGATCAGCTGCGGCATCGACGCCTCCGGGTACACGGCCGATCTGTCGCCGCGCGACGAGAACCGCATCCTGTTCGTCGGGCGCCTCACCACCGAGAAGCACGTCGATACCCTGCTGCAGGCAGTGACCAAGCTCGACCCGGCGCTCAACGCCACCGTCGAGGTCGTCGGCGGGGGTGACCAGCGCAAGTCGCTGGACGCGCTCGTGCAACAGCTGGGTCTCGCCGATCGTGTGACGTTCCACGGTCGTGTGGAGGAGGAGGAGCTGCGCCGCATCCTCACTCGCGCGACGGTGTTCGCGATGCCCTCGATCGCCGAGCTGCAGTCGATCGCGACCATGGAGGCGATGGCGTCGGGTCTTCCCGTCGTGGCCGCCGACGCGCTCGCGTTGCCGCACCTCGTGCGCGACGGGGAGAACGGCTGGCTGTTCCGGCCGCAGAACGCCGACGACCTCGCCGAGAAGCTCACGCGGGTGCTCACCGCATCCCCCGAGGAGTATCGCGCGATGCAGGAGGCGTCGCTGAAGGGTGTCGAGATCCACGACATCGCGCGCACCCTCGACACCTTCGAGAAGCTCTACCGGGGCCAGTCGGTCGAGCCGTGA
- a CDS encoding ABC transporter ATP-binding protein, with protein sequence MSTPDALTEEERLELELAEQARQNSGSWDSVAPGKAANFGKSFLRLIGLLKPHAVAFTLVSLAGAAGVVLAVIAPRVLGEATNVIFEGVVSAGLGGQFPAGASQADVVAALQAAGQGDIANIVGAMPNFAVGAGIDFERLRVVTMAALAIYIASAVLTWFQGYVINVIMVRTMWRLRESVEAKINRLPLSYFDRVQRGELISRVTNDIDNITQTMQQSLSTVVTSVLTVVGVLVMMFSISWQLALVALVSLPLMAVIFGVIGPKSQKSFALQWRKVGRLNARVEESFSGHALVKVYGREADAREKFQAENEELYRASFRAQFLSGIIMPGMMFVGNLTYVGIAVLGALMVASGQLRLGDVQAFIQYSQQFTQPLSELGGMAAVIQSGTASAERVFDLLDAEEQEPDSDDAPAPAGGRGVIEFQNVAFSYSPDKPLITDLSFRVEPGQTVAIVGPTGAGKTTLVNLIMRFYELDGGRILLDGQDIAEVTRDDVRSRTGMVLQDPWLFAGSIRENIRYGRADATDEEVVEAAVATRVDPFVQTLPDGYDTVLDEDAANVSAGEKQLITIARAFVARPEVLILDEATSSVDTRTELLLQHAMAALREGRTSFVIAHRLSTIRDADLILVMEHGDIVEQGTHEQLIAAEGSYWRLYRSQFEQAAAELVEEAPVAPETTADAAAESLSPEDVPSAPVPPSGPPAPGVPPS encoded by the coding sequence ATGAGCACGCCCGACGCGCTGACAGAAGAAGAGCGCCTCGAACTGGAGCTCGCCGAGCAGGCGCGCCAGAACTCGGGCAGCTGGGACTCCGTCGCACCCGGCAAGGCCGCGAACTTCGGAAAGTCGTTCCTGCGGCTCATCGGGTTGCTGAAGCCCCACGCGGTCGCCTTCACCCTCGTCTCCCTCGCGGGTGCCGCCGGCGTCGTGCTGGCCGTCATCGCGCCTCGCGTGCTCGGCGAGGCGACGAACGTCATCTTCGAGGGCGTCGTCTCTGCGGGTCTGGGGGGCCAGTTCCCCGCGGGCGCCTCGCAGGCCGACGTGGTCGCCGCGCTGCAGGCGGCGGGGCAGGGAGACATCGCCAACATCGTCGGAGCCATGCCGAACTTCGCGGTGGGTGCGGGCATCGACTTCGAGCGACTGCGGGTGGTCACCATGGCCGCCCTGGCGATCTACATCGCGTCCGCCGTGCTCACGTGGTTCCAGGGCTACGTCATCAACGTGATCATGGTGCGCACGATGTGGCGCCTGCGTGAATCCGTCGAGGCGAAGATCAACCGTCTGCCGCTGTCGTACTTCGACCGGGTGCAGCGCGGTGAGCTCATCTCCCGCGTCACGAACGACATCGACAACATCACCCAGACGATGCAGCAGTCGCTCTCGACCGTGGTGACATCGGTTCTGACGGTCGTCGGCGTGCTCGTGATGATGTTCTCCATCTCGTGGCAGCTCGCCCTCGTCGCCCTCGTCTCGCTGCCGCTCATGGCGGTCATCTTCGGCGTCATCGGGCCGAAGTCGCAGAAGTCCTTCGCGCTGCAGTGGCGAAAGGTGGGGCGGCTCAACGCCCGCGTCGAGGAGTCCTTCTCGGGTCACGCGCTCGTCAAGGTCTACGGACGCGAGGCGGATGCGCGCGAGAAGTTCCAGGCCGAGAACGAGGAGCTGTACCGTGCGAGCTTCCGCGCGCAGTTCCTGTCGGGCATCATCATGCCGGGCATGATGTTCGTCGGAAACCTCACCTACGTGGGCATCGCGGTGCTCGGTGCCCTGATGGTGGCATCGGGTCAGCTGCGTCTCGGCGACGTGCAGGCCTTCATCCAGTACTCGCAGCAGTTCACGCAGCCGCTGTCGGAGCTGGGCGGGATGGCGGCCGTCATCCAGTCGGGCACCGCATCCGCGGAGCGTGTGTTCGATCTGCTCGACGCCGAGGAGCAGGAGCCCGACTCCGACGACGCTCCCGCACCCGCGGGCGGCCGGGGCGTCATCGAGTTCCAGAACGTCGCGTTCTCCTACTCGCCCGACAAACCGCTCATCACCGACCTGTCGTTCCGGGTCGAACCCGGACAGACGGTGGCGATCGTCGGACCCACCGGCGCCGGCAAGACCACGCTCGTCAATCTGATCATGCGCTTCTACGAGCTCGACGGCGGCCGCATCCTGCTCGACGGACAGGACATCGCCGAAGTCACCCGCGACGACGTGCGCTCACGCACCGGCATGGTGCTGCAGGACCCGTGGCTGTTCGCGGGATCCATCCGCGAGAACATCCGCTACGGGCGCGCCGACGCCACCGACGAAGAAGTGGTCGAGGCCGCCGTCGCGACGCGTGTCGATCCGTTCGTCCAGACGCTCCCCGACGGGTACGACACGGTGCTCGATGAGGATGCGGCGAACGTCTCCGCCGGAGAGAAGCAGCTCATCACGATCGCCCGAGCGTTCGTCGCGCGCCCCGAGGTGCTGATCCTCGACGAGGCCACCAGCTCTGTCGACACCCGCACCGAGCTGTTGCTGCAGCACGCGATGGCGGCGCTGCGCGAGGGACGCACCTCGTTCGTGATCGCGCACCGGCTCTCGACGATCCGCGACGCGGATCTCATCCTCGTGATGGAGCACGGCGACATTGTCGAACAGGGCACGCACGAGCAGCTCATCGCCGCCGAGGGCTCCTACTGGCGCCTGTACCGCTCGCAGTTCGAGCAGGCCGCGGCCGAGCTGGTCGAGGAGGCGCCGGTAGCGCCGGAGACGACGGCGGATGCTGCTGCCGAGTCCCTGAGCCCGGAGGACGTCCCCTCCGCCCCCGTTCCTCCGTCGGGGCCGCCCGCACCGGGCGTTCCCCCCAGCTGA
- a CDS encoding ABC transporter ATP-binding protein codes for MLVKLLLRYLAPYRWWLLGLLVFQFASAMASLYLPRLNADIIDNGVTRGDTGYIWSTGTIMLVISLGQITASVIATFFAARAAMSAGRDIRRDVFQKVSGFSEREVSQFGPGSLITRNTNDVQQVQMLAMMGSTMLVTAPLLAIGGIVMAVQQDVGLSWLIAVAVPALLLVAGLIIARMVPLFRQFQKKLDAVNRVMREQLTGVRVVRAFVRESIEAERFRLANTDIMVIGRKVGSLFVLLFPLAMLVLNVTVVGVIWFGGRQIDAGGVEVGTLFAFMQYVGQILMGVLMASFMTIMIPRAAVSAERIGEVLDAEGGLARPVQPVTLFPAPGALELDDVSFSYPGANAPVLQGISFHAARGETVAIVGSTGSGKSTLVSLIPRLFDVTGGAVRVAGVDVREADLDLLWKGIGLVPQRPFLFTGTVASNLRFGREDASDDELWEALEIAQARDFVSEMSGGLEATIAQGGTNVSGGQRQRLAIARAIVHRPDLFVFDDSFSALDLRTDARLRQALWERLPDVTKIVVAQRISTVTGADRIVVLDGGRMVGVGTHEELLADNDTYREIVESQLGVDA; via the coding sequence GTGCTCGTAAAACTCCTGCTGCGCTATCTCGCGCCCTATCGCTGGTGGCTGCTGGGTCTGCTGGTCTTCCAGTTCGCCTCCGCCATGGCATCGCTCTACCTGCCGCGTCTGAACGCCGACATCATCGACAACGGCGTCACCCGCGGCGACACCGGCTACATCTGGTCGACGGGCACGATCATGCTGGTGATCTCGCTCGGGCAGATCACCGCATCCGTCATCGCCACCTTCTTCGCCGCCCGTGCCGCGATGTCGGCCGGCCGCGACATCCGTCGTGACGTGTTCCAGAAGGTCAGCGGCTTCTCCGAGCGCGAGGTCTCGCAGTTCGGCCCGGGCTCGCTCATCACCCGCAACACGAACGACGTGCAGCAGGTGCAGATGCTCGCGATGATGGGCTCCACGATGCTCGTGACCGCACCCCTGCTGGCCATCGGCGGCATCGTGATGGCGGTGCAGCAGGATGTGGGGCTCAGCTGGCTGATCGCGGTCGCGGTGCCCGCGCTGCTGCTCGTGGCGGGCCTCATCATCGCGCGCATGGTGCCGTTGTTCCGGCAGTTCCAGAAGAAGCTCGACGCCGTCAACCGCGTCATGCGCGAGCAGCTGACGGGCGTGCGCGTCGTGCGCGCGTTCGTGCGCGAGTCGATCGAGGCCGAGCGCTTCCGCCTCGCCAACACCGACATCATGGTCATCGGACGCAAGGTCGGATCGCTCTTCGTGCTCCTGTTCCCGCTCGCGATGCTGGTGCTGAACGTCACGGTCGTCGGAGTGATCTGGTTCGGCGGCCGTCAGATCGACGCCGGGGGCGTCGAGGTCGGAACGCTCTTCGCCTTCATGCAGTACGTCGGGCAGATCCTCATGGGGGTGCTCATGGCGAGCTTCATGACGATCATGATCCCGCGCGCCGCGGTGTCGGCCGAGCGCATCGGCGAAGTGCTCGACGCCGAGGGAGGGCTCGCCCGACCCGTGCAGCCCGTCACGCTCTTCCCCGCGCCCGGCGCTCTGGAACTCGACGACGTGTCGTTCAGCTACCCCGGCGCGAACGCTCCCGTGCTGCAGGGCATCTCGTTCCACGCGGCGCGGGGTGAGACGGTCGCGATCGTGGGTTCGACGGGGTCCGGCAAGTCCACGCTCGTCTCGCTCATCCCTCGACTGTTCGACGTCACCGGCGGTGCCGTGCGGGTGGCGGGCGTCGATGTACGCGAGGCGGACCTCGACCTGCTCTGGAAGGGCATCGGCCTCGTGCCGCAACGTCCGTTCCTGTTCACCGGAACCGTCGCCTCCAACCTCCGCTTCGGCCGTGAGGATGCGAGCGACGACGAGCTGTGGGAGGCGCTCGAGATCGCGCAGGCGAGGGACTTCGTGTCCGAGATGTCCGGCGGCCTCGAGGCCACCATCGCGCAAGGCGGCACGAACGTCTCGGGCGGCCAGCGTCAGCGCCTCGCGATCGCGCGAGCGATCGTGCACCGCCCCGACCTCTTCGTGTTCGACGATTCGTTCTCCGCGCTCGATCTGCGCACCGACGCGCGGCTGCGCCAAGCGCTCTGGGAGCGGCTGCCGGACGTCACCAAGATCGTCGTCGCGCAGCGGATCTCGACCGTCACGGGCGCCGACCGCATCGTCGTGCTCGACGGCGGTCGCATGGTGGGCGTGGGCACGCACGAAGAACTGCTCGCCGACAACGACACGTACCGAGAGATCGTCGAATCGCAGCTGGGGGTGGACGCATGA
- a CDS encoding potassium channel family protein, with the protein MHGDGRQQRGAGVNPRGETAATARWERMTYWPLTIAALVFILTQTVHVIADVSGVAAIITSSILTITWVMFIVDYLARLAMSRPKWRWFRTHLFDLAVALLPILRPIRLLGALTRIPSFTRTAASSLRARMLVYGIAAALLLIWTAALAVLNVERHAAGSNIRSFGDAVWWAFCTVTTVGYGDFTPVTVPGRVIAVALMVGGVVLVGLIVATFSSWVMERVTRGHQEQLPATRADVARLEQELAAARAALAAAEKPTP; encoded by the coding sequence GTGCACGGGGACGGGCGGCAGCAACGCGGCGCGGGGGTGAACCCGCGCGGTGAGACCGCGGCCACCGCCAGGTGGGAGCGGATGACGTACTGGCCGCTGACGATCGCGGCGCTCGTGTTCATCCTCACGCAGACGGTGCACGTCATCGCGGACGTGTCGGGGGTCGCCGCGATCATCACCTCGTCGATCCTCACGATCACCTGGGTGATGTTCATCGTCGACTACCTCGCGCGGCTGGCGATGTCGCGTCCGAAGTGGCGGTGGTTCCGCACGCACCTGTTCGATCTCGCCGTAGCGCTCCTGCCGATCCTGCGGCCGATCCGTCTGCTCGGGGCGCTCACGCGCATTCCTTCGTTCACCCGCACCGCGGCCAGCTCCCTGCGGGCCAGGATGCTCGTGTACGGCATCGCGGCCGCGCTGTTGCTGATCTGGACCGCGGCCCTCGCCGTGCTCAACGTGGAACGTCACGCGGCGGGCAGCAACATCCGGAGTTTCGGAGATGCGGTGTGGTGGGCGTTCTGCACCGTGACGACCGTGGGCTACGGCGACTTCACACCCGTCACCGTGCCGGGCCGCGTCATCGCGGTCGCGCTCATGGTGGGCGGTGTCGTGCTCGTGGGACTCATCGTCGCGACCTTCTCGTCGTGGGTCATGGAGCGCGTCACCCGCGGCCATCAGGAGCAGCTGCCCGCCACCCGCGCCGACGTCGCGCGGCTCGAGCAGGAACTCGCGGCGGCGCGCGCGGCGCTCGCCGCGGCGGAGAAGCCCACGCCCTGA
- a CDS encoding fucose isomerase has protein sequence MTYTLPTAPAALVAPPRTAYLISSGDLRESANVAGWPAQVELEAAVTRVLGDLGWSVVRANDVDPATGHGFISSQRMGMEVFKSIPADAPLIVAEAVWQYSHHVLAGLRTHRGPILTVANFAGEWPGLVGLLGLNAGLTKMGTPYATIWSVDFADDWFREGLLEWTRTGRIAHDASHVRPLPALAESPERELGEAIGRQLREEKAIIGVFDEGCMGMYNAIFDDELLNPTGIYKERLSQSALYAEMLAVTDADADAAFDWLIERGMTFRFGEDPATELTRDQVQWQLKMYIAALRIADDFGLDAVGIQYQQGLKDLLPASDLAEGILNTSERPPVFSRDGGRELHAGRALPHFNEADEGVAVDALVTDRVWRAMGLVPDNTLHDVRWGEEFDGEFVWVYEISGSVPASHLGGWDKAEGWRQGHVFFPAGGATINGVSKPGELVVSRVFIAEGVLQADIFRASAVELPEEETRRRKEATNPEWPIAHVVLHGIGRDQFMARHKANHAQVVYAPDAETADRALIAKAAAFDAMGIRVNLVGDVAV, from the coding sequence ATGACCTACACCCTCCCCACCGCACCCGCCGCTCTCGTGGCACCGCCGCGCACGGCGTACCTGATCTCGTCGGGCGACCTCCGCGAGTCGGCGAACGTCGCCGGCTGGCCCGCGCAGGTCGAGCTGGAGGCCGCCGTGACCCGCGTGCTCGGAGATCTCGGCTGGAGCGTGGTCAGGGCCAATGACGTCGACCCCGCGACCGGCCACGGCTTCATCTCGAGCCAGCGCATGGGCATGGAGGTGTTCAAGAGCATCCCCGCCGACGCGCCGCTCATCGTCGCCGAGGCGGTGTGGCAGTACTCGCACCACGTGCTCGCGGGGCTGCGCACCCACCGCGGTCCGATCCTCACGGTCGCGAACTTCGCCGGCGAGTGGCCGGGCCTCGTGGGGCTCCTGGGGCTGAACGCGGGCCTCACGAAGATGGGCACGCCCTACGCCACGATCTGGTCGGTCGACTTCGCGGACGACTGGTTCCGCGAGGGGCTGCTCGAGTGGACGCGCACCGGCCGCATCGCCCACGACGCCTCCCACGTGCGGCCGCTGCCGGCGCTGGCCGAGAGCCCGGAGCGGGAGCTCGGCGAGGCGATCGGGCGGCAGCTGCGCGAGGAGAAGGCCATCATCGGCGTCTTCGACGAGGGCTGTATGGGCATGTACAACGCGATCTTCGACGACGAACTGCTGAATCCGACCGGCATCTACAAGGAGCGTCTGTCGCAGTCCGCGCTCTACGCCGAGATGCTCGCGGTCACGGATGCGGACGCCGACGCCGCATTCGACTGGCTGATCGAACGGGGGATGACGTTCCGCTTCGGCGAGGACCCGGCCACCGAGCTCACCCGCGACCAGGTGCAGTGGCAGCTGAAGATGTACATCGCCGCGCTGCGCATCGCGGACGACTTCGGGCTGGATGCGGTCGGCATCCAGTACCAGCAGGGTCTGAAGGATCTCTTGCCCGCATCCGATCTCGCGGAGGGCATCCTCAACACGAGCGAGCGGCCGCCGGTGTTCTCGCGCGACGGAGGCCGCGAACTGCACGCGGGCCGGGCGCTGCCCCACTTCAACGAGGCCGACGAGGGCGTCGCGGTCGACGCGCTCGTGACCGATCGCGTGTGGCGCGCGATGGGCCTCGTGCCCGACAACACGCTGCACGATGTGCGCTGGGGCGAGGAGTTCGACGGCGAGTTCGTGTGGGTCTACGAGATCTCGGGTTCCGTTCCCGCGTCCCACCTCGGCGGCTGGGACAAGGCCGAGGGCTGGCGGCAGGGACACGTCTTCTTCCCGGCGGGCGGCGCGACGATCAACGGCGTGAGCAAGCCGGGCGAGCTCGTCGTCTCGCGCGTGTTCATCGCCGAGGGCGTGCTGCAGGCCGACATCTTCCGGGCGAGCGCGGTGGAGCTGCCCGAGGAGGAGACGCGCCGCCGCAAGGAGGCGACGAACCCGGAGTGGCCCATCGCACACGTCGTGCTGCACGGCATCGGCCGCGACCAGTTCATGGCCCGTCACAAGGCGAACCACGCGCAGGTCGTCTACGCGCCGGATGCCGAGACGGCCGACCGCGCACTCATAGCGAAGGCCGCGGCCTTCGACGCCATGGGCATCCGGGTCAACCTGGTCGGCGACGTCGCGGTGTGA
- a CDS encoding ribokinase: MASSIAVLGSANMDLVVRVAAAVRPGETVSGSSFATGPGGKGLNQAVAAARAGASVRFLGAVGADEFGGRLRGFLLAQGIDASGLVPSAEPTGIAAITVTDDGENAIVVVAGANADDRLSDSDRAAIAGAGYLVVQLERPVALVLEAMRWARGHGVTTVLTPAPVPDSRIDELVSLSDVLLVNEHEAAALSGDPDAAGAARVLSRAAGTVVVTLGAAGALVAQGGEVTATVAARPVSAVDTTGAGDTFAGVLIAWLAAGATLHSSLEAASAAAALTVTRPGAAASMPQRADILTALQGDRS, encoded by the coding sequence GTGGCTTCGTCGATCGCGGTGCTCGGCAGCGCCAACATGGACCTCGTCGTCCGGGTGGCAGCCGCGGTGCGTCCGGGGGAGACCGTCAGCGGGTCCTCGTTCGCGACCGGCCCGGGCGGCAAGGGGCTGAACCAGGCCGTCGCCGCCGCGCGGGCCGGAGCGAGCGTGCGCTTCCTCGGCGCTGTCGGCGCGGACGAGTTCGGCGGACGCCTGCGCGGCTTCCTCCTCGCCCAGGGGATCGACGCATCCGGACTCGTCCCGAGCGCGGAGCCCACCGGGATCGCCGCCATCACGGTCACCGACGACGGCGAGAATGCCATCGTCGTCGTCGCGGGGGCGAACGCGGACGACCGGTTGTCCGACTCGGACCGTGCCGCGATCGCCGGCGCCGGCTATCTCGTCGTCCAGCTGGAGCGACCGGTCGCCCTGGTCCTCGAGGCCATGCGCTGGGCGCGCGGACACGGTGTCACGACGGTGCTCACACCGGCGCCCGTCCCCGATTCCCGCATCGACGAGCTGGTCTCGCTGAGCGACGTCCTTCTGGTCAACGAGCACGAGGCCGCTGCGCTGAGCGGCGACCCGGATGCGGCGGGCGCCGCCCGCGTGCTCAGCCGTGCCGCCGGGACGGTCGTCGTCACCCTCGGCGCCGCGGGGGCGCTGGTCGCGCAGGGCGGCGAGGTCACGGCCACCGTGGCCGCGCGTCCTGTCTCAGCGGTCGACACCACTGGTGCGGGTGACACCTTCGCCGGCGTGCTCATCGCCTGGCTCGCCGCCGGCGCCACGCTCCATTCCTCACTCGAGGCCGCGTCCGCCGCGGCCGCCCTCACCGTCACCCGTCCGGGGGCCGCGGCGTCGATGCCGCAGCGCGCCGACATCCTCACTGCTCTGCAAGGAGACCGATCATGA
- a CDS encoding dihydrodipicolinate synthase family protein: MSGPLRILSKGIDMTRRDIVTAIPTSFHADGSLDLDGSRSIFRYVGESGNEGAFVLGTTGEFPAVDDEEFAQLIRAAVEELAGRMRVIAHVGQPSAYEAVRRVKIAKDAGVTEFAALTPYYLPAAESAVYDYFVQVAEAVGDGALYVYIYPRRSGITVSPELLARLAQLPAVVGAKVSELSLDELAAYRAVVPEDFILYTGADKDLVAAGQVGAQGVVSGVSSVLPKPFRALAAAADTGDAQKIADAQAAVDDIVSIIGGDMARMKAAYRSMGVADGACRMALVQPDETALAEIERVIATYR; encoded by the coding sequence GTGAGCGGCCCGCTCCGCATCCTCTCGAAAGGCATCGACATGACCCGTCGCGACATCGTGACCGCCATCCCCACCAGCTTCCACGCCGACGGCTCGCTGGATCTCGACGGCAGCCGCTCGATCTTCCGGTACGTCGGCGAGTCCGGCAACGAGGGCGCCTTCGTGCTGGGCACCACGGGCGAGTTCCCTGCGGTCGACGACGAGGAGTTCGCCCAGCTCATCCGCGCCGCGGTCGAAGAGCTCGCAGGTCGTATGCGCGTCATCGCCCACGTCGGCCAGCCGAGCGCCTATGAGGCCGTGCGACGCGTGAAGATCGCGAAGGATGCGGGCGTCACCGAGTTCGCGGCCCTCACGCCCTACTACCTGCCCGCTGCGGAGTCGGCGGTCTACGACTACTTCGTGCAGGTCGCAGAGGCGGTCGGCGACGGCGCCCTCTACGTGTACATCTACCCGCGACGCAGCGGCATCACCGTGAGTCCCGAGCTGCTGGCGCGGCTCGCCCAGCTTCCTGCGGTGGTGGGGGCCAAGGTCAGCGAGCTCAGCCTCGACGAGCTCGCCGCGTACCGCGCGGTCGTGCCCGAGGACTTCATCCTGTACACGGGTGCCGACAAGGATCTCGTCGCCGCCGGTCAGGTCGGCGCGCAGGGCGTCGTCTCCGGCGTCTCCTCGGTGCTGCCGAAGCCGTTCCGGGCGCTCGCCGCAGCGGCGGACACGGGCGACGCCCAGAAGATCGCGGATGCCCAGGCCGCCGTCGACGACATCGTCTCGATCATCGGCGGGGACATGGCCCGGATGAAGGCCGCCTACCGGTCGATGGGGGTCGCCGACGGCGCGTGCCGCATGGCTCTCGTACAGCCCGACGAGACGGCGCTCGCCGAGATCGAGCGCGTCATCGCGACGTACCGCTGA
- a CDS encoding SDR family oxidoreductase, whose protein sequence is MGEATRTAWVVGGGTGIGRAAAQALARDGFHVVVSGRRAAELDATLDAVHRSGGAASALMLDVTDDDAVQDAAARLTDTHGHIDTLVYCAGTNVAGRFWDQVSATDIAHVMDVNLQGAVRTVHAVLPGMRAAGAGLIVLVSSWAAWRHSPGAGAAYAMSKTSLGVMAETLNAQERLHGIRATHLCPGEVATDILDTRPNPPSAEARALMLAPDDVGETVAWIARQPARVCVNELVLTPTANTSYA, encoded by the coding sequence ATGGGCGAGGCGACACGAACCGCCTGGGTCGTCGGCGGCGGAACCGGCATCGGCCGCGCCGCGGCCCAGGCGCTCGCACGCGACGGTTTCCACGTCGTCGTGTCGGGCCGCCGGGCGGCGGAGCTGGACGCGACCCTCGACGCCGTCCATCGGAGCGGCGGGGCCGCATCCGCCCTCATGCTCGACGTCACCGACGACGACGCCGTCCAGGATGCGGCCGCGCGTCTCACCGACACGCACGGCCACATCGACACGCTGGTCTACTGCGCGGGCACGAACGTCGCCGGCCGGTTCTGGGACCAGGTCTCGGCGACCGACATCGCACACGTCATGGACGTGAATCTCCAGGGTGCGGTGCGCACCGTGCACGCGGTGCTGCCCGGGATGCGAGCGGCCGGCGCGGGACTCATCGTGCTGGTGTCCTCCTGGGCCGCGTGGCGCCACTCGCCCGGCGCGGGCGCCGCCTACGCCATGAGCAAGACCTCGCTCGGCGTGATGGCGGAGACCCTCAACGCGCAGGAGCGGCTGCACGGCATCCGCGCCACGCACCTGTGTCCCGGCGAGGTGGCCACCGACATCCTCGACACCCGGCCGAACCCGCCCTCCGCCGAGGCGCGCGCCCTCATGCTCGCGCCCGACGACGTGGGCGAGACCGTCGCCTGGATCGCCCGTCAGCCCGCGCGCGTCTGCGTGAACGAGCTGGTCCTGACTCCCACCGCCAACACCTCCTACGCGTGA